From Erigeron canadensis isolate Cc75 chromosome 8, C_canadensis_v1, whole genome shotgun sequence, one genomic window encodes:
- the LOC122609886 gene encoding uncharacterized protein LOC122609886 isoform X1 — protein sequence MAASSSSNSSGFVSKAKTAFHSAAAKAEKVFTDTIKKSDSSSDLDDYVKQSSSVSEQIDIPADVIVSKEKNARRRPEPIKTKQDWQERFKNIRFGKKGAQEAADKTDDNNTMSFSISDENLLLPGGSPVSKEPDCSLLGSDNPNIDVIPSALVLRQLAVGVETTRMTRSMKDLLISSRGSSPVREKPGLNFSTVKSLVLRDKEDKIDVEFGADEKLVSLFNSLLGAEGHLVGRKSSHWLETNTAITSLLKDLHGAPPDSFIVELAEAIGCLKTIRRMASFWCRVVAELRRLWCEGQHIPGIPADKVPDLNCCLLYQQLQVINCCISRKQRRAIATESLDSVLKQANINDDMSPLNEETTPDLLYAKVSSGELVLRLGAAEQCENLTLLETGERVYAPVMQEEPLLTEDLVKETEEFILRTGSVGAGCSQLLSDMQAFKAANPGCILEDFVRWHSPPDWMESTTDDENKEPVGGDNMSSRGHLSMRMQKEGNLWREIWETAKPVPAVKQSPLYDEDLSVEGILHGLEDFPPSDFFEQLYISLLCSGCAIAEARISSNESLYKLFLECKDYIVATCQGKSWFEKVDDICQVYDTVVMMVLNPDEFIRLSKHHQGDDTPTAGELKARFRRLSFVFGNKDKSSGKTPPKDPKNAEENPLRQSISSMFSKKPPRAGSASPAEKPVSSIQNDWIDV from the exons atggcGGCGTCATCATCAAGTAATAGTAGTGGATTTGTATCTAAAGCGAAAACAGCCTTCCATTCCGCCGCTGCTAAAGCCGAAAAAGTTTTCACTGATACTATTAAAAAATCGGATTCTTCCTCCGATCTAG ATGATTACGTTAAACAATCGTCATCAGTTTCTGAGCAGATTGATATTCCGGCCGATGTGATCGTTTCAAAG GAGAAGAATGCAAGGCGGAGGCCGGAGCCGATCAAGACGAAGCAGGATTGGCAGGAAAGATTTAAAAACATAAGGTTTGGGAAAAAGGGAGCTCAAGAAGCTGCTGATAAAACCGATGATAATAATACAATGTCTTTTTCAATATCTGATGAAAATCTGTTACTACCAGGTGGAAGTCCTGTATCAAAG GAACCAGACTGCAGTTTATTGGGTTCCGACAACCCGAATATTGACGTCATACCATCAGCACTTGTGCTTAGGCAATTGGCCGTTGGTGTTGA GACCACGAGAATGACCAGGTCGATGAAAGATCTTCTCATTTCATCTAGAGGGTCTTCACCTGTCAGAGAGAAACCTGGTTTGAACTTTTCCACAGTGAAGTCATTGGTACTGAGGGATAAGGAGGATAAGATTGATGTGGAGTTTGGCGCTGATGAGAAATTAGTGTCTCTTTTTAACTCTCTGCTTGGTGCAG AAGGACATCTTGTTGGAAGGAAGAGTAGTCATTGGTTGGAGACAAATACAGCAATTACGTCTTTGCTGAAGGATCTTCATGGTGCTCCTCCTGACAGCTTTATTGTAGAGCTTGCTGAAGCCATTGGATGTTTGAAAACTATTAGGAGAATGGCATCATTTTGGTGCAGGGTTGTAGCAGAA CTAAGAAGACTATGGTGTGAAGGACAACATATTCCTGGCATTCCTGCTGATAAAGTTCCAGATTTAAATTGCTGTCTGTTGTATCAGCAGTTGCAGGTTATCAATTGCTGTATTTCTAGGAAACAGCGTCGTGCAATTGCTACAGAATCACTAGATTCAGTCTTAAAACAAGCCAATATCAATGATGACATGTCACCTTTGAATGAAGAAACTACTCCAGATCTTTTGTATGCTAAAGTTAGCTCTGGAGAACTTGTGCTTAGATTAGGAGCTGCCGAGCAATGTGAGAATTTAACACTGTTGGAAACTGGTGAACGTGTGTATGCCCCCGTTATGCAG GAAGAGCCCTTGCTCACAGAAGATCTTGTCAAGGAAACAGAGGAATTTATATTGCGTACAGGGAG tGTTGGAGCTGGGTGCTCTCAACTCCTTTCAGACATGCAggctttcaag GCTGCAAATCCCGGGTGCATATTAGAAGATTTTGTTAGATGGCATTCACCCCCTGATTGGATGGAGTCCACAACAGATGACGAAAATAAAGAACCTGTTGGTGGTGATAATATGTCATCTAGAGGACACTTAAGCATGCGCATGCAAAAAGAAG GGAATTTGTGGAGAGAGATTTGGGAAACCGCAAAACCTGTACCCGCTGTTAAACAGTCTCCATTATATGATGAAGACTTGTCTGT CGAAGGCATTCTTCATGGCTTAGAGGACTTTCCACCTTCTGATTTTTTTGAACAACTATACATTTCTCTT CTGTGCTCAGGATGTGCAATTGCAGAAGCCAGAATTTCATCAAATGAATCTTTGTACAAGCTGTTCCTCGAGTGCAAAGATTACATTGTTGCTACTTGTCAAGGAAAAAGTTGGTTTGAGAAAGTTGATGACATATGTCAG GTTTATGACACAGTGGTGATGATGGTACTGAACCCTGACGAGTTCATAAGGCTCTCGAAGCATCACCAAGGGGATGATACTCCTACAGCTGGTGAACTAAAAGCTCGATTTCGAAGGCTGAGTTTTGTCTTTGGTAACAAAGACAAGAGTTCCGGGAAAACACCACCAAAAGACCCAAAAAATGCGGAAGAAAACCCATTACGTCAATCTATCTCATCGATGTTTTCAAAGAAACCACCGAGAGCTGGGAGTGCATCCCCAGCTGAGAAACCAGTTAGTTCAATTCAGAATGATTGGATAGATGTATAA
- the LOC122609889 gene encoding uncharacterized protein LOC122609889 — protein MKSINCYHTTTPLHWSSNARQYSLPCGSNFARNNFYLPLLVNPARTKSSSTMASMGAGITSSVVLAVNSPATTGDLSVLIPTSAVFLFLYWIANFVVPEFVVKDLESQDASKERSQNEKESITLSRTTNSEPKKKGFQSTK, from the exons atgaagtctATCAACTGCTACCATACTACTACACCACTTCATTGGTCATCAAATGCTAGACAATATTCACTACCATGTGGGTCTAACTTTGCAAGAAACAACTTTTACCTGCCATTATTAGTAAATCCTGCGAGGACCAAGTCGTCGTCGACCATGGCATCAATGGGCGCCGGTATCACCTCATCAGTGGTTCTTGCAGTCAATTCACCAGCTACCACAGGAGATTTGTCAGTCTTGATTCCTACAAG CGCAGTGTTCCTGTTTCTTTACTGGATTGCCAACTTTGTAGTGCCAGAATTCGTTGTGAAGGATCTAGAATCTCAAGATGCAAGTAAAGAGCGTAGCCAAAACGAGAAAGAAAGCATTACGTTAAGCAGAACAACTAACTCGGAACCAAAAAAAAAGGGATTTCAAAGCACAAAGTGA
- the LOC122609886 gene encoding uncharacterized protein LOC122609886 isoform X2, translating into MAASSSSNSSGFVSKAKTAFHSAAAKAEKVFTDTIKKSDSSSDLDDYVKQSSSVSEQIDIPADVIVSKEKNARRRPEPIKTKQDWQERFKNIRFGKKGAQEAADKTDDNNTMSFSISDENLLLPGGSPVSKEPDCSLLGSDNPNIDVIPSALVLRQLAVGVETTRMTRSMKDLLISSRGSSPVREKPGLNFSTVKSLVLRDKEDKIDVEFGADEKLVSLFNSLLGAEGHLVGRKSSHWLETNTAITSLLKDLHGAPPDSFIVELAEAIGCLKTIRRMASFWCRVVAELRRLWCEGQHIPGIPADKVPDLNCCLLYQQLQVINCCISRKQRRAIATESLDSVLKQANINDDMSPLNEETTPDLLYAKVSSGELVLRLGAAEQCENLTLLETGERVYAPVMQEEPLLTEDLVKETEEFILRTGSVGAGCSQLLSDMQAFKAANPGCILEDFVRWHSPPDWMESTTDDENKEPVGGDNMSSRGHLSMRMQKEGNLWREIWETAKPVPAVKQSPLYDEDLSVHSSWLRGLSTF; encoded by the exons atggcGGCGTCATCATCAAGTAATAGTAGTGGATTTGTATCTAAAGCGAAAACAGCCTTCCATTCCGCCGCTGCTAAAGCCGAAAAAGTTTTCACTGATACTATTAAAAAATCGGATTCTTCCTCCGATCTAG ATGATTACGTTAAACAATCGTCATCAGTTTCTGAGCAGATTGATATTCCGGCCGATGTGATCGTTTCAAAG GAGAAGAATGCAAGGCGGAGGCCGGAGCCGATCAAGACGAAGCAGGATTGGCAGGAAAGATTTAAAAACATAAGGTTTGGGAAAAAGGGAGCTCAAGAAGCTGCTGATAAAACCGATGATAATAATACAATGTCTTTTTCAATATCTGATGAAAATCTGTTACTACCAGGTGGAAGTCCTGTATCAAAG GAACCAGACTGCAGTTTATTGGGTTCCGACAACCCGAATATTGACGTCATACCATCAGCACTTGTGCTTAGGCAATTGGCCGTTGGTGTTGA GACCACGAGAATGACCAGGTCGATGAAAGATCTTCTCATTTCATCTAGAGGGTCTTCACCTGTCAGAGAGAAACCTGGTTTGAACTTTTCCACAGTGAAGTCATTGGTACTGAGGGATAAGGAGGATAAGATTGATGTGGAGTTTGGCGCTGATGAGAAATTAGTGTCTCTTTTTAACTCTCTGCTTGGTGCAG AAGGACATCTTGTTGGAAGGAAGAGTAGTCATTGGTTGGAGACAAATACAGCAATTACGTCTTTGCTGAAGGATCTTCATGGTGCTCCTCCTGACAGCTTTATTGTAGAGCTTGCTGAAGCCATTGGATGTTTGAAAACTATTAGGAGAATGGCATCATTTTGGTGCAGGGTTGTAGCAGAA CTAAGAAGACTATGGTGTGAAGGACAACATATTCCTGGCATTCCTGCTGATAAAGTTCCAGATTTAAATTGCTGTCTGTTGTATCAGCAGTTGCAGGTTATCAATTGCTGTATTTCTAGGAAACAGCGTCGTGCAATTGCTACAGAATCACTAGATTCAGTCTTAAAACAAGCCAATATCAATGATGACATGTCACCTTTGAATGAAGAAACTACTCCAGATCTTTTGTATGCTAAAGTTAGCTCTGGAGAACTTGTGCTTAGATTAGGAGCTGCCGAGCAATGTGAGAATTTAACACTGTTGGAAACTGGTGAACGTGTGTATGCCCCCGTTATGCAG GAAGAGCCCTTGCTCACAGAAGATCTTGTCAAGGAAACAGAGGAATTTATATTGCGTACAGGGAG tGTTGGAGCTGGGTGCTCTCAACTCCTTTCAGACATGCAggctttcaag GCTGCAAATCCCGGGTGCATATTAGAAGATTTTGTTAGATGGCATTCACCCCCTGATTGGATGGAGTCCACAACAGATGACGAAAATAAAGAACCTGTTGGTGGTGATAATATGTCATCTAGAGGACACTTAAGCATGCGCATGCAAAAAGAAG GGAATTTGTGGAGAGAGATTTGGGAAACCGCAAAACCTGTACCCGCTGTTAAACAGTCTCCATTATATGATGAAGACTTGTCTGT GCATTCTTCATGGCTTAGAGGACTTTCCACCTTCTGA